The proteins below come from a single Eucalyptus grandis isolate ANBG69807.140 chromosome 3, ASM1654582v1, whole genome shotgun sequence genomic window:
- the LOC104451421 gene encoding uncharacterized protein LOC104451421: MPRPEDIAWKFVVRLDGKRWCCPYCHKVSSGSVTRVKGHFLKQPKEGIASCTKVPEHICTLMELLLNHEVHNKEDIAWKFVDRVEDNKWRCHYCSVEFSGDLRGVKGHLLKVPNEGISICTEVPDHAGTLMRSLLDEVAEEGSRGANSQSSLEPQSRGMPAQAEVAEDESGEANGESSMVPQSCEMSTQVEVAEEESRDANSQSFIEPLQTPLSSPDLFSQDPLEQMVPQFMTVTDIGVNSDQQSQVERQLHPISTEPLSVQSSHGQPQCSIRSQMPMNDQQTPAGESASQYDQLPAVGNLNCLQDGNQHSQLQILMHSDPSIASQHTIDSHVTEELLAPLMENYTSDQQVQPALLSPQHQCVLHQSINHETRDMQQNATMPLDNQDTTRQPDLHDSLLENLVESLRVIVNAPEEIQTNEHNPTVGSSLQNDLSFDVDSTNCLQDCSQPCVVEEVPLLGNTNPTDAVQHYDHLHSRCDKEDGNDTHVPSPTPMDIDPSTVDPRVLEAATNTRGPLSSQDMNRGSPIMNVGSIRANDEEIRNLKRKVEELDNKEAVIKEQMEIESAASSVWKKPRILVERWLKETERARNNFQIIGQANAELPPKEQVETVTREVEELIGKTLPQTLLIEERDAKVDTFLERELTGEAIHRNIELIWGHLKKNHACKLGICGMGGVGRQLL, encoded by the exons ATGCCGCGACCTGAAGATATAGCCTGGAAATTCGTGGTTAGACTGGACGGCAAGAGATGGTGTTGTCCTTACTGCCATAAAGTGTCCTCTGGATCAGTCACAAGAGTGAAAGGTCACTTTCTTAAACAACCAAAAGAAGGGATTGCCTCTTGCACAAAAGTGCCAGAGCACATATGCACGCTAATGGAATTGTTACTCAATCATGAG GTTCATAATAAAGAGGATATAGCCTGGAAATTTGTTGATAGAGTGGAGGACAACAAATGGCGATGTCATTACTGTAGTGTAGAATTCTCTGGAGACCTTAGAGGAGTGAAAGGTCACTTGCTTAAAGTACCAAATGAAGGAATTTCCATTTGCACAGAAGTGCCGGACCACGCAGGAACGCTAATGCGGTCCTTACTTGATGAGGTGGCTGAAGAAGGGAGCAGAGGAGCCAACAGTCAATCCTCCCTGGAGCCACAATCACGTGGCATGCCTGCTCAAGCTGAGGTGGCTGAAGATGAGAGCGGAGAGGCCAATGGTGAATCCTCCATGGTACCACAATCATGTGAGATGTCGACTCAAGTTGAGGTGGCTGAAGAAGAGAGCAGAGATGCCAACAGTCAATCTTTCATTGAACCACTACAGACGCCTCTATCATCACCAGATCTCTTCTCACAAGATCCCCTCGAACAAATGGTACCACAGTTTATGACAGTGACCGACATTGGAGTAAACTCTGACCAACAATCACAAGTAGAGCGTCAGCTTCATCCGATTTCAACAGAGCCGTTATCGGTGCAAAGTAGCCATG GTCAACCACAATGTTCCATTCGATCTCAAATGCCAATGAATGACCAGCAGACTCCAGCAGGGGAATCAGCATCCCAGTATGATCAATTACCTGCTGTAGGTAATTTAAATTGCTTGCAGGATGGTAATCAGCACTCTCAATTGCAAATTCTGATGCACTCAGATCCCTCAATTGCATCACAGCATACAATCGACTCTCACGTTACTGAGGAACTTTTGGCACCGCTCATGGAAAACTACACCTCTGATCAACAAG TGCAACCAGCTTTGTTGTCCCCTCAACATCAATGTGTTCTacatcaatcaattaatcatgAGACAAGAGATATGCAGCAGAATGCAACCATGCCTCTGGATAATCAAGATACCACCCGGCAACCCGATCTTCATGACTCTCTGCTAGAGAATCTTGTTGAATCTCTTAGGGTAATTGTAAATGCTCCTGAGGAAATACAAACGAATGAACATAATCCAACAGTGGGATCGTCATTGCAAAATGATTTATCCTTTGATGTGGACAGTACGAATTGTTTGCAGGATTGTAGTCAACCGTGTGTAGTGGAAGAGGTTCCTTTACTTGGCAATACAAATCCGACCGATGCTGTCCAGCATTATGATCACCTTCACTCAAGGTGTGATAAGGAAGATGGGAATGATACCCATGTTCCCTCACCAACTCCAATGGACATAGATCCCTCAACGGTTGATCCGCGAGTTCTAGAGGCAGCAACAAATACAAGAGGCCCATTGTCATCACAAG ATATGAACAGGGGTTCTCCAATCATGAACGTAGGGAGCATCCGTGCCAACGATGAAGAGATAAGAAACctgaaaagaaaagtggaagAACTCGACAACAAAGAAGCTGTCATAAAGGAGCAGATGGAGATAGAGTCTGCTGCTTCCTCAGTTTGGAAGAAGCCGAGGATATTGGTTGAGAGATGGCTGAAAGAGACAGAAAGAGCAagaaataatttccaaataattgGCCAAGCCAATGCGGAATTGCCACCAAAGGAACAGGTGGAGACAGTGACGAGAGAAGTGGAAGAACTCATAGGGAAAACGCTTCCACAAACACTACTCATAGAGGAGAGAGATGCCAAAGTAGACACATTTTTGGAACGAGAGTTAACAGGTGAAGCGATTCATAGGAACATTGAGTTGATTTGGGGCCATCTGAAGAAGAATCATGCATGCAAATTAGGTATTTGTGGAATGGGTGGTGTTGGAAGACAACTATTATGA
- the LOC104431010 gene encoding disease resistance protein SUMM2-like — translation MKDEHEKKRAAKLSERLKRKKNCVLILDDVWERLDLEEVGIPVRADGFKLVLTTRSFNVCRQMLCQQKIKIEPLSEKEAEGLFLKELGSEVTLNLEIEAIVKSIVKECAGLPIGVITMARSMREVTEVSEWSDSLVKLRDSSIGQTDMQNRVLMKLKFSYDRLGKPDVQQCFLSCALYPEDKLINKFKLVELFIDQGLIGGLSTRKEQYDRGLSILNELENVCLLENHWGQVKMHDLIRDMALLIMSATSIVKAGKWLRRIPPEEYWTDVLEKVSLMENNIREFPLNFSPSCPKLSTLLLDYGLSRDSVIPDCFFEKLWGLKVLNLSGYNMSELPNSMSDLVNLRALLLRDCRELRRIPYLGKLTSLRKLDASGCESLEVLEGLEMLVNLRYLDLTETSIERLPKGTLDHLLNLQCLEVSAVNEEDITKLGALETVGCYPQNADDFNKCVRVIEQSDNPRYYNLIVNLGISEFVAEVSDDARFGNLERSVKIEEWGHAIVSVGGEYTGIFILIPRDVQTMTMTKCNGITNLPGMGRLEYLEGPEIGERMNLVVLRGGPDEVIDIHDSPATAPTPLFFSSLRVLKIEECPKLKYLFVHDSKSNLPHLQKIEISDCEEMVGIIAAVTSPPPHLLPFFPSLEEISVDCCDKMKRVVESEWMPHFPNLRIIKVLGCGKMEEIIGDPPPCLPVEEISLKFLDVDECDNMRKLFSHEWLLHLRNLQSIEVTWCVGMVEMISGAGQGQEGSTMTPVNNIPSSFQPSISLPKLERLELYILPQLKSICKVPISCDSMKELVVDDCPELKEIPLRLQLCGIEELPHVYVEHEEKWKTLMWDHPNAQAILQPYLRNGKHAKYPFWWEGTSPPNAIELDARERLSHDSALEESPAARPCFPAKLTQSHVLLTTGNESIWSTFQMENSTASAQVAERSEQLPLASQWQKGQLIGRGTFGSVYITSNQELKGANLFVDASGIFKLADFGIAKHLTGQAAYCSLKGSLNWMAPELIQSLVANNYSTDLDRTADMWSLGHTITKMITGKPPWSECEQAQAIFKVIAKFFSNT, via the exons ATGAAGGATGAGCATGAGAAGAAACGAGCAGCGAAGTTGTCCGAGcgtttaaaaagaaagaagaattgtGTATTGATTCTTGATGATGTGTGGGAGCGTCTTGATCTTGAAGAGGTGGGAATCCCTGTGAGAGCAGATGGATTTAAGTTGGTCTTAACCACTCGATCCTTTAATGTGTGCCGCCAGATGCTATGTCAACAGAAGATAAAAATCGAACCTCTATCTGAAAAAGAAGCCGAGGGTTTATTTTTGAAGGAGCTTGGATCCGAAGTGACACTTAATTTGGAAATTGAAGCAATTGTAAAGTCCATTGTTAAAGAATGTGCAGGCTTGCCGATTGGAGTAATCACGATGGCAAGAAGCATGCGAGAAGTGACCGAAGTGTCTGAATGGAGTGATTCCTTGGTGAAATTGAGAGATTCAAGTATAGGGCAAACCGATATGCAGAACAGGGTGTTAATGAAGCTGAAATTCAGTTATGATCGGCTTGGTAAGCCTGATGTCCAACAGTGTTTCTTATCTTGTGCGCTTTATCCTGAAGATAAGTTGATCAACAAGTTCAAGTTAGTAGAATTATTTATTGACCAAGGATTGATTGGTGGATTGAGTACGAGGAAGGAACAATATGATAGAGGCCTCTCCATCTTGAACGAACTAGAAAATGTTTGCTTATTGGAAAATCATTGGGGGCAGGTGAAGATGCACGATTTAATTAGAGACATGGCATTACTCATCATGAGTGCGACTTCCATTGTAAAAGCAGGAAAGTGGTTGAGGAGAATTCCGCCTGAGGAATATTGGACGGATGTTTTGGAGAAAGTTTCTCTAATGGAAAATAACATTAGAGAATTTCCATTGAACTTCTCACCAAGTTGCCCTAAGCTATCAACACTTCTATTGGATTATGGCTTGTCACGTGATTCGGTCATCCCTGAttgtttctttgaaaaattatggGGGCTGAAGGTTCTAAATTTGAGTGGATATAATATGTCGGAACTTCCAAATTCCATGTCAGACTTGGTAAACTTGAGAGCACTATTGCTAAGAGATTGTAGGGAATTGCGCCGTATTCCTTATCTAGGGAAGCTCACGTCTTTAAGAAAGTTGGACGCTAGTGGCTGTGAGAGTCTGGAAGTGCTCGAGGGCTTGGAAATGTTGGTGAACTTGAGATACCTTGACCTTACCGAAACAAGTATTGAGAGATTGCCCAAAGGAACACTGGACCATTTGCTAAACTTGCAATGTCTTGAAGTTTCAGCGGTAAATGAAGAAGACATTACAAAATTGGGGGCATTGGAGACAGTCGGATGCTACCCTCAAAATGCGGATGATTTCAACAAGTGTGTGAGGGTTATTGAGCAGAGTGATAACCCTCGCTATTACAACCTCATCGTGAATCTAGGAATCTCAGAGTTTGTTGCGGAAGTAAGTGATGATGCTCGATTTGGGAATCTGGAGAGGAGTGTCAAAATTGAGGAGTGGGGTCATGCTATTGTGAGCGTGGGAGGGGAATACACcggcatttttattttgattcccCGAGATGTGCAGACAATGACAATGACAAAATGCAACGGTATAACAAATTTGCCCGGCATGGGTCGGCTTGAATACCTTGAGGGGCCAGAAATAGGAGAACGGATGAACTTAGTGGTGCTCCGTGGAGGACCTGATGAAGTAATCGACATCCATGACTCCCCTGCCACAGCCCCTacccctctcttcttctcaagccttagggttttgaaaatagAAGAATGTCCGAAACTGAAGTATCTCTTTGTGCACGATTCTAAATCCAACCTTCCGCATCTACAAAAGATTGAAATATCTGATTGTGAGGAAATGGTGGGGATAATAGCAGCAGTTACATCCCCACCACCACATCTGCTCCCATTTTTCCCAAGTCTGGAAGAGATTTCTGTTGACTGCTGTGATAAAATGAAGAGAGTGGTGGAATCCGAGTGGATGCCCCACTTCCCTAATCTGAGAATAATTAAAGTACTTGGTTGTGGCAAGATGGAGGAGATAATCGGAGATCCTCCCCCATGCTTGCCAGTTGAAGAGatttctctcaaatttcttGACGTAGATGAATGTGATAACATGAGAAAGctgttttcacatgagtggctgCTCCATCTTCGAAATCTTCAAAGTATTGAGGTTACATGGTGTGTAGGAATGGTGGAGATGATAAGCGGAGCGggacaaggccaagaaggaAGCACAATGACTCCTGTAAACAACATCCCTTCATCCTTCCAGCCTTCAATTTCTCTCCCGAAGCTGGAGCGGTTGGAGCTATACATTCTACCCCAGCTGAAGAGCATATGCAAAGTCCCAATAAGCTGCGATTCCATGAAAGAATTGGTAGTTGACGATTGTCCAGAACTGAAGGAGATTCCTTTGCGACTGCAATTGTGTGGAATTGAGGAGCTTCCGCATGTTTATGTGGAACATGAGGAAAAGTGGAAGACGCTAATGTGGGATCATCCGAATGCTCAGGCTATTCTTCAACCTTATCTCCGAAATGGGAAACATGCTAAATATCCTTTTTGGTGGGAGGGGACGAGTCCTCCAAATGCTATAG AATTGGACGCCAGAGAAAGGTTATCCCATGACTCTGCTCTTGAAGAAAGCCCTGCTGCTCGGCCATGCTTTCCTGCAAAGTTGACTCAA TCGCATGTTTTATTGACTACTGGAAATGAGTCGATCTGGTCGACATTTCAG ATGGAGAACTCTACAGCTTCAGCTCAAGTTGCTGAAAGATCAGAGCAGTTACCACTGGCAAGTCAATGGCAAAAAGGCCAGCTTATTGGACGTGGCACTTTCGGAAGTGTTTACATTACAAGCAACCA GGAACTAAAGGGAGCTAATTTATTTGTGGATGCATCTGGGATATTCAAACTTGCTGACTTTGGGATTGCTAAACAT CTAACTGGACAAGCAGCTTACTGCTCTTTGAAGGGAAGTCTAAATTGGATGGCTCCAGAG CTCATACAGTCCTTGGTGGCGAATAATTACAGCACGGATCTCGATCGTACTGCTGACATGTGGAGTTTGGGACATACTATTACCAAAATGATAACTGGGAAACCTCCTTGGAGTGAGTGTGAGCAG GCTCAAGCTATATTTAAGGTGATAGCGAAGTTCTTTAGCAATACCTAA